Below is a genomic region from Erigeron canadensis isolate Cc75 chromosome 7, C_canadensis_v1, whole genome shotgun sequence.
aCGTGTATAAAAACCCGAACcttaaatgtttttaaataattaaatgaactattcaaaaacccataattatcaaaatttttgaCCTGAAGTTGTCAAAATTTTCATGTATAGCCTCTAAGTAAGAAAACTTTCATTTTTGATACCCCACGTGTTGGTCACGTGGGACgttaactaaaaaataaaaggtgTATGTGTTTGGTATCAAAAGTGGAAAAAATAACCAACATCTTGATATTATTTGTAATTTTCTCACTTAAAGACGGTAACAACTATAGGTaccaaaaacataattttttcaaaaagttatgttattAAAGTATAGTAGTCGTTAGAAGGGAAATGTTATAGTTttaattgaaaaattaaaaaaattaaaatagtgtACGTAGCGGTATATAATGAGGACATTCATGTTCTCGCGATAGCTTTTCATCAAtttgcgtttttttttttagcttttttagtaaactaattaaaaactcATGCataaacactatatatatggCTGTAGCTACTAGTTGAAAACCATAAGCAAATTAAGCAATAACCATTCAAGGGAGGAATAAATAACATTGAATTGAAGCAATGctttcttttatacaaacacCCCCCTTTGATATATCACTTTCTTTTTTGGTTGCATCCATATTCATTATATGGATTTTGTCGaattcaagaaacaaaaaaaacttaccaCCATCTCCATGGAAGCTCCCATTGATTGGCAACCTTCATCAGCTAGGACCGAGTCTTCACCAGTCTCTCTTGGACATGGCCAAGAAACATGGTCCACTCATGTTGGTTCACGTTGGCAGCGTACCGCTACTCGTAGCCACCTCTGTTGAAGCATCTCAATTAATCTTGAAAACCCATGATTTAGTCTTTTGTAATCGACCACATTTAAAAATCCCCAATAAAATCTTCTATGGCTCCAAGGACATAGCCTTTGCTCCCTATGGAGAACATTGGAGACAGGTGAAGAGCATTGCAGTGCTCCAACTTTTAAGCAAGACACGAGTTCACTCATTTCGAAAAGTGAGAGAAGAGGAGACAGCTAATATGCTCCAAGAGATTGGAGAAAGTTATGGTTCTTCAGTTAATTTAAGCGAGCTGTTCGTTGCACTTACAAATAATGTGGTCTGCAGGGTGGCCTTGGGAAAGACTTATCGTGGGTTAAAGTTTAAGAACTTGTTGGCAAGGTTAATGGGTCTGCTGGGTTATCTTAGCATTGGAAATTATATTCCATTGTTGTCTTGGATAGATCGTTTGAGCGGTATAGAACGCAAAACAAATGAAGTTGCTAAAGAATTTGATGACCTTCTTGAGGGTGTTATTGATGAACATATAAAGAGAAGAGAGACAAAGGTCGAGGGTGATGACGCAGCTCAAGATTTAGTAGACATCTTGCTAGATGTTCAAAAAGAAAGTGCAGGCGGCTTTGTGGTACACAAAGATACCATCAAAGCAGTCATATTGGTAtggttttatttataattgttttatttgagAAAATGAGGTAATTGGTGACCCATTAATAAGGTCTTTGGTCTTGGGAGGATTTATCTGGGATCGAGTCTCACTTCCTACCTTTGTGGGGTTGATTAATAGAGAGTTTTTCTAGAGTGAGATACAGTATGTGTGTGAAGACATGTCTTAAACCCAACTTAAACATCCACTTTCTGTTTATAGTTAAAGCACTTTCaaattaaatacttaatttgCATATCTTGTAGGACGTGTTTGCAGCCGGGACTGATACGACATCCACTAATATAGAGTGGGCAGTTAGCGAGCTAGTAAAACATCCACGGGTGATGAAAAAGCTACAACAAGAAGTGACAGAGATAGCAAACGGAAAATCCATGGTTACTGAGGATGATTTAAGCAAAATGAAGTACCTAAAGGCTGTCATCAAAGAGACCCTTCGGTTCCACATTCCAGTCCCTCTACTTGTTCAGCGAGAAACCACTCAAGATGTCAACATTATGGGTTACGACATTCCAGCAGGCACACCGGTGGTGATCAATGCTTGGGCGATAGCAAGAGAGCCTTCAGTGTGGGAAGAACCAAATGAGTTTAAACCTGAGAGGTTCTTGAACAATCCAGTTGACTATAGAGGGTTACATTATGAGTTCATTCCATTTGGTGCTGGACGAAGAGGATGTCCAGGTATTGAATTTGCTATCGCAGTTAACGAGCTTGCTATTGCAAATTTAGTTTACAAATATGATCTAGCATTGCCAAATGGAAACGGAGCCGAGGAATTGGACATGACTGAGATGTCAGGGATTTCCGTCCGTAAGAAGTCCCCGTTACTAGTTGTGGCGACTCCTCGTTTCTAGTACTTTATATCATATGGCGAGTAATTGCAACTTTGTAATAATATTTGAAGATggatttgaaataaaaataaaacatggaTTTTTACCTgtgaatgtaaccaactatgatcAAATGTCTATGGTTGTGTAAAAATTTCGTGAAATGACTATatcatgtaatgaactttcaaattaaaTATCAATCTGATgtatccgaccaatcaaaaacttacaagtatggttgccacatatgcTAACTTTCAAATCTCATCAAATATTAGATGTACCCGGGTGTAAGCGGCAACCATATAAACTGCCGCTTGTAACAGAAAAAGCTATGTAATGGAAGACCTGTGATTACTGAGACATCCACGGGTGATGAAAAAGCTACAACAAGAAGTAACAGAGATAGGTAATGGAAGACCCGTGATTATGGAGGATGATTTAGAGAAGATGAAGTACCTAAAGGCTGTCATCAAGGAGAACTTAAGGACCCATCTTCCACTCCCACTACTTGCAGCAGGCACACCGGTGGTGATCAATGCTTGGGCGATAGCAAGAGATCCTTCAGTGTGGGAAGAACCAGATGAGTTTAAACCCGAGAGGTTCTTGAACAATCCAGTTGACTATAAAGGGTTACATTACGAGCTTGTTCCAATAGGTTCTGGACAAAGAGGATGTCCTGGTATTCAATTTGCTATTGCGGTTGATGAGCTTGCTATTGCAAATCTAGTTTACAAATATGATCTAGCATTGCCAAATGGAAAAAGAGGGGAGGAATTGGACATGAGTGAATTGTCAGGGATTTCTGTCCATAAGAAGTCCCCGTTGCTAGTTGTGGCGACTCCTCGTTTCTAGTACTTTACATATTATGGAGTTCTTACATCTTTGTAATAATGCTAAGTATATGTTTTTGAAGAAGGatttgaaataataaaataaaagagtttttctttttcattttttttttctgaacagCCTAAAATTAAGTAAGCTACCATGTGAACCAAGTATACTCTGCAAAACATGAACAAATGTGATGGACTTTTAAATGGCAAAAGCAGAAATGCAAAAACATGTACCCACAATGCTGCAGACccaattttcatttaaaacaagaacataaatAGTATCCAACTTGAACCTCTATGAATAAATTTGGTATATGTGTCAGTGGACCTGAAAACCTTGTTATTTCCGTATAACATAGAGAGATGTATGACCACATTAAATCTGGTTACTGGTATATGTTCTGGAGTACCCACACGTCTTCCATATCCTCTTTTTAACATTTGAAAAGGATCCCAACCCTTCATGATTGATCAACTAGATTATTGAAGCCACCTTAACTTGaccaaaaatatatcaatgTAGATTTATAATGGGTCAAGATGGTGGAATGGGTCAAAACAGATAACTTGATTGAGAAACTAAAGGGGTCAACACATGCATGCTAAGCCTAACTAGTTGCGGGCATAGTTGTAGAGGAGCGGGCCCTTATGTTAATAGACTCAAGATTTCATGATTAAGGTGTGGGCATACGTGTTATCACTTCTGCTCTACAGGAGTGTGCAAGTTCCAACTTCTAGCATACTGTCCATCTTGGATGTCATTGTTGGGGTTCAAACAA
It encodes:
- the LOC122608179 gene encoding cytochrome P450 Tp4149-like, with amino-acid sequence MLSFIQTPPFDISLSFLVASIFIIWILSNSRNKKNLPPSPWKLPLIGNLHQLGPSLHQSLLDMAKKHGPLMLVHVGSVPLLVATSVEASQLILKTHDLVFCNRPHLKIPNKIFYGSKDIAFAPYGEHWRQVKSIAVLQLLSKTRVHSFRKVREEETANMLQEIGESYGSSVNLSELFVALTNNVVCRVALGKTYRGLKFKNLLARLMGLLGYLSIGNYIPLLSWIDRLSGIERKTNEVAKEFDDLLEGVIDEHIKRRETKVEGDDAAQDLVDILLDVQKESAGGFVVHKDTIKAVILDVFAAGTDTTSTNIEWAVSELVKHPRVMKKLQQEVTEIANGKSMVTEDDLSKMKYLKAVIKETLRFHIPVPLLVQRETTQDVNIMGYDIPAGTPVVINAWAIAREPSVWEEPNEFKPERFLNNPVDYRGLHYEFIPFGAGRRGCPGIEFAIAVNELAIANLVYKYDLALPNGNGAEELDMTEMSGISVRKKSPLLVVATPRF